In Vibrio sp. FE10, the following are encoded in one genomic region:
- the purT gene encoding formate-dependent phosphoribosylglycinamide formyltransferase, producing the protein MFGTATRENATRVLLLGSGELGKEVAIECQRLGLEVIACDRYADAPAMQVAHRSHVLDMLDADALEAIIELEKPDYVVPEIEAIATSKLVELEAKGLNVVPTANATKLTMNREGIRRLAAEELKLSTSPYRFADTFEDFSAAVEFVGMPCVVKPVMSSSGKGQSVIKTEEDIQKSWDYAQEGGRTGAGRVIVEGFIDFDYEITLLTVRAVDGVHFCAPIGHRQEDGDYRESWQPQIMSDNALKAAQYTAEQVVNALGGHGIFGVELFVKGDHVIFNEVSPRPHDTGLVTLMSQDSSEFALHVRAFTGMPIKSITQYGPCASAVILGQGTSTNIRFEGLAEALDAPQTQVRLFGKPDIYGRRRLGVALTRRNSTETAIEDAIESAAKVKVIY; encoded by the coding sequence ATGTTTGGTACCGCTACTCGTGAAAATGCTACTCGTGTACTTCTATTAGGTTCAGGTGAACTTGGCAAAGAAGTGGCTATCGAGTGCCAACGTTTAGGTTTAGAAGTTATTGCTTGTGACCGTTATGCAGACGCACCGGCTATGCAAGTCGCACATCGCAGTCACGTATTGGATATGCTAGACGCTGACGCTTTAGAAGCCATTATTGAACTAGAAAAACCAGATTATGTGGTACCGGAAATCGAAGCGATTGCCACCAGCAAGTTGGTAGAGCTAGAAGCAAAAGGGTTGAATGTCGTTCCAACTGCGAATGCAACCAAGCTGACGATGAACCGCGAAGGTATCCGTCGCCTAGCCGCAGAAGAGCTAAAGCTGAGCACATCTCCTTACCGCTTTGCAGACACCTTTGAAGATTTCTCAGCAGCCGTTGAGTTCGTGGGTATGCCTTGCGTTGTTAAGCCAGTAATGAGTTCTTCAGGTAAAGGCCAAAGCGTTATCAAAACAGAAGAAGACATTCAAAAGTCTTGGGACTACGCACAAGAAGGCGGTCGTACTGGCGCGGGTCGCGTAATCGTTGAAGGCTTCATCGACTTTGATTACGAAATCACACTGCTTACCGTTCGTGCAGTCGACGGTGTTCACTTCTGTGCACCAATTGGCCACCGCCAAGAAGACGGTGATTACCGTGAATCATGGCAGCCACAAATCATGTCAGACAACGCTCTTAAAGCGGCGCAATACACCGCAGAGCAAGTAGTTAACGCATTAGGCGGCCACGGCATCTTTGGTGTTGAGTTGTTTGTTAAAGGCGACCACGTGATCTTCAATGAAGTATCCCCTCGCCCACACGACACTGGCTTGGTTACTTTGATGTCTCAAGACTCGTCGGAATTCGCACTACACGTTCGCGCATTTACAGGTATGCCAATTAAGTCGATTACTCAATACGGCCCATGTGCATCAGCGGTTATCTTAGGCCAAGGCACATCAACGAATATCCGTTTTGAAGGCCTTGCAGAAGCGCTAGACGCACCACAAACGCAAGTTCGCTTGTTCGGTAAGCCTGACATTTATGGTCGCCGTCGTCTTGGTGTGGCGTTAACTCGTCGCAACAGCACAGAGACAGCGATCGAAGATGCCATTGAAAGCGCGGCAAAAGTAAAAGTGATTTACTAA
- the cdd gene encoding cytidine deaminase: protein MNSRITLALESAPTSMKALLSDIVLADNFDATISKEQLQSLLDASGLSDKEVRLALLPIAAAYSYAPLSEFYVGAIVRGLSGRLYFGANLEIAGAQLGQTVHAEQSAISHAWMKGEEGLSDITINFSPCGHCRQFMNELTTAKELKVQLPQRDEMSLQEYLPDSFGPADLGVTTGLMTKLNHQYTTDEMNPVVVDALTALNRSHAPYTKNLSGVSLQLTTGEIFTGAYAENAAFNPSLPPLQVALIQLKLAGFDFEQIENAALVEMADGSISHLADTQSTLEAINPDIPVTYLAI, encoded by the coding sequence ATGAACAGTCGTATTACCCTGGCGCTGGAAAGTGCTCCAACATCAATGAAAGCGCTTTTGAGTGACATCGTATTAGCAGACAACTTTGACGCCACTATCTCTAAAGAGCAGTTGCAAAGCTTGCTAGATGCGAGCGGTCTTTCTGATAAAGAAGTTCGCCTAGCTTTACTGCCAATCGCAGCAGCATACTCTTATGCGCCTCTTTCTGAATTCTATGTTGGTGCCATCGTGCGTGGCCTATCTGGTCGCTTGTACTTCGGTGCAAACTTGGAGATCGCAGGTGCTCAACTTGGTCAAACAGTTCATGCTGAACAATCAGCCATCAGCCACGCTTGGATGAAGGGAGAAGAAGGCCTTTCTGACATCACGATCAACTTCAGCCCTTGTGGTCACTGTCGTCAATTCATGAATGAGCTGACAACAGCAAAAGAACTTAAAGTTCAGCTGCCACAACGTGATGAAATGTCTCTGCAAGAGTACCTGCCAGACTCATTCGGCCCTGCCGATTTAGGTGTGACAACTGGCTTGATGACAAAGCTGAACCACCAATACACAACAGATGAAATGAACCCTGTTGTTGTAGACGCTTTAACTGCATTGAACCGCAGCCACGCTCCTTACACTAAGAACCTAAGTGGCGTTTCACTACAACTGACAACTGGCGAGATCTTCACGGGTGCTTACGCTGAAAACGCAGCGTTCAACCCTAGCCTACCACCTCTACAAGTGGCTCTAATTCAGCTGAAATTGGCTGGCTTCGATTTTGAACAAATTGAAAACGCAGCGTTGGTTGAAATGGCCGACGGTAGCATCAGTCACCTAGCGGATACGCAATCTACATTAGAAGCGATTAATCCCGACATTCCAGTGACTTACTTAGCAATCTAA
- a CDS encoding LrgB family protein — protein sequence MWILLTIVVFLFARWVSQKVNSPLCNPLLISISIIIPILLFFKVPFETYYADNTWITYMLQPAVVALAYPLYEQLPQIRANWRIITFACTLGSVMSMTTTALIAVAFKADLSLIASLLGKSVTTPIAMEVSSHLGGEAAIAAILVLIVGLFGAIFAYPIYNLIGIKSPIARGLTMGTVSHALGTATCAEKNQEDAAFSSLALVLCGVITSIIAPSVFSVVIWLYS from the coding sequence ATGTGGATTCTACTCACTATCGTGGTGTTTCTGTTTGCTCGTTGGGTCAGCCAAAAAGTGAACTCACCGCTGTGTAATCCGTTACTGATCAGCATTAGTATCATTATTCCTATCCTGTTGTTCTTCAAGGTCCCTTTCGAGACCTATTACGCAGACAACACTTGGATTACTTACATGCTTCAGCCTGCGGTTGTGGCACTTGCTTACCCTTTGTATGAGCAGTTGCCTCAAATTCGAGCTAATTGGCGCATCATTACCTTTGCTTGTACGCTGGGCAGTGTAATGTCGATGACCACGACAGCATTGATTGCTGTTGCCTTTAAAGCAGATCTAAGCCTAATTGCGAGCCTGCTAGGTAAATCCGTCACCACTCCGATTGCAATGGAAGTATCAAGCCACCTTGGCGGTGAAGCAGCGATTGCAGCGATTCTGGTGTTAATCGTTGGTCTGTTCGGAGCCATCTTTGCTTACCCTATCTATAACCTAATTGGAATTAAGAGCCCAATCGCCAGAGGTTTAACCATGGGCACGGTATCTCACGCTTTAGGTACCGCTACATGTGCTGAAAAGAACCAAGAAGATGCGGCATTCAGCTCGTTGGCGTTGGTTCTTTGTGGGGTTATCACCTCAATCATCGCACCTAGCGTATTTTCAGTGGTGATTTGGCTCTACTCTTAA
- a CDS encoding CidA/LrgA family protein: MKERLIKLVYCLISFTLIIGALTAGNALQQYLETSIPGSIFGMLILFTAMVIGIVPSHWVQPGASLIIRLMILLFVPISVGLMDHFDMLIANALPIMASAVGGTLIVLVSLSWFLDRLLSRGQ; the protein is encoded by the coding sequence TTGAAAGAAAGATTGATCAAACTCGTTTACTGCTTAATCTCCTTCACCTTAATCATAGGTGCTCTCACAGCAGGTAACGCGTTACAACAATATCTAGAGACCTCAATCCCAGGCAGTATTTTTGGCATGTTGATTCTGTTTACTGCCATGGTGATTGGTATCGTTCCTTCGCACTGGGTTCAGCCCGGTGCCAGTTTGATTATTCGTTTGATGATCTTATTGTTCGTCCCAATCAGTGTCGGGCTAATGGATCACTTCGACATGCTTATCGCCAATGCACTACCAATTATGGCGAGTGCAGTTGGTGGAACACTGATCGTATTGGTCTCTCTATCATGGTTCTTAGACCGCTTGCTTTCGAGAGGTCAATAA
- the sbcB gene encoding exodeoxyribonuclease I: MSSDNQSTYFFFDYETWGVSPAKDRPSQFAGVRTDQDFNIIGEPLVIYCQPPADYLPGPEAALITRITPQKAMSQGLPEPEFIAKIHAELAKPNTTSLGYNSIRFDDEVTRYTCYRNFIDPYAWSWQNGNSRWDLLDVMRAVHALRPDGINWPTNDEGFPSFKLEHLSVANGIEHENAHDAMADVIATIELAKKLKAAQPKMFDYLYNMRHKRKLNELVDIVNMTPLMHVSGMFGRDCNYTSWVVPMAWHPTNQNAVIVVDLAKDPSPLLEMDADELRERLYTKRSELAEDELPVPIKLVQLNKCPILAPAKTLTAENAETIGIDRQQCLKNLGLLREHPEIREKLIGLYSQEREYEKSDDVDTHLYDGFFSPADKTAMNILRETDPNNLAALDITFGDERIKPLLFRYRARHFPWTLDEAEQLKWANHCREYYESRLEDYMLNLENLAHEHESDEKKMAILKAVYQYVEKLAS; this comes from the coding sequence ATGAGTTCAGATAATCAGTCGACCTATTTCTTTTTCGATTACGAAACATGGGGCGTTAGCCCAGCGAAAGATCGCCCGAGTCAGTTCGCCGGTGTTCGTACCGACCAAGATTTCAACATTATCGGGGAGCCTTTAGTTATCTACTGCCAGCCTCCTGCTGATTATCTGCCTGGACCTGAAGCTGCATTAATCACTCGAATTACGCCTCAGAAAGCCATGTCACAAGGCCTACCTGAGCCTGAGTTTATCGCTAAGATTCATGCCGAGCTTGCTAAGCCGAACACCACAAGCTTGGGATACAACAGCATTCGATTCGATGATGAAGTGACACGATACACCTGTTACCGTAACTTCATTGACCCATATGCGTGGAGCTGGCAGAACGGCAATTCACGTTGGGATTTATTGGATGTGATGCGTGCAGTCCATGCACTGCGCCCTGACGGTATTAACTGGCCAACAAACGATGAAGGTTTTCCAAGTTTCAAACTGGAACACCTTTCTGTGGCAAACGGCATCGAACACGAAAACGCGCACGATGCGATGGCTGATGTTATTGCGACTATCGAACTGGCTAAGAAGTTAAAGGCCGCACAACCTAAGATGTTTGATTACCTCTACAACATGCGCCACAAACGCAAGTTGAATGAATTAGTCGACATCGTAAACATGACACCTTTAATGCACGTGTCAGGCATGTTTGGTCGTGATTGTAATTACACAAGCTGGGTAGTGCCTATGGCGTGGCACCCAACCAACCAAAACGCGGTTATTGTGGTCGACCTAGCGAAAGATCCAAGTCCTTTACTGGAAATGGATGCGGATGAACTAAGAGAAAGGCTTTATACCAAGCGCAGTGAGCTTGCTGAAGACGAACTGCCAGTACCAATCAAACTGGTACAACTCAACAAGTGCCCTATTCTCGCGCCAGCAAAAACGCTCACCGCTGAAAACGCAGAAACGATCGGTATCGACCGTCAACAATGCTTGAAGAACCTAGGCCTATTACGTGAACATCCAGAGATCCGTGAAAAGCTGATCGGTTTGTATTCACAAGAACGTGAATACGAGAAAAGCGACGACGTAGACACACATCTTTACGACGGTTTCTTCTCTCCAGCCGATAAAACCGCGATGAACATCCTTCGCGAAACTGACCCGAATAACTTGGCAGCACTGGACATCACTTTTGGTGACGAACGTATCAAGCCTTTGTTGTTCCGTTACCGCGCTCGCCATTTCCCATGGACGCTAGACGAAGCTGAACAACTGAAATGGGCTAACCACTGTCGTGAGTATTATGAGAGTCGTTTAGAGGATTATATGTTGAACCTCGAAAACCTCGCGCATGAACACGAAAGCGACGAGAAGAAAATGGCTATCTTAAAAGCGGTTTATCAGTACGTAGAAAAGTTAGCTAGTTAA